ACACTTTTAAAAGCCGTGCCATGCGCTTGATGCTGTAGTTCGCCTTCTCCTGCTGCATCAATTCGAACTTTTCTGCTCGCGTTGCTTCGCAGCGAAGAAGGCTGTCGCTTTTGACAAAAACTCGTTATCCATCTTGGCTTCAGCCAGCTCCCGACGAAGACGAGCATTCTCAGCACGAAGATCAGCCTCGCTCATCCCATCTGATGCTCCTCGGCGCTCACGCTCGAGTTTGACCCACCGGCCTAAAAGCCCGGCGGACACACCAATCTTCTTAGCCACATGAGCAATCGGACGCCGCGACTCTATTACCAGGTTCGCGGCTTCACGCCGATACTCCGGCGTGTACTTCTTGCGCTGTTGACTCACAATGAACATCCTCTCCTACGGACACAAGATCCGCACTAATAGGGTGTCCACTAAACGAGGGTAACCTCAAGGGGTGTAGAGGACTCACGGCAGGCGGTGGCGAATAAGTGACCATGCAGGCAGCCGGGAGGTGCCAGGGCGAGAGAGGAGACGAGAGTGGCGGCGGTAGATCGGGCAGTGGCCACGTATGGGCCGGTGGGGCGGTTGTTTGTGTGGTACGTGCAGTGGGGGTACGTGCATTGGCCGAAGATGGTGTGGGCGATTATTGGGAGTTGGGTTGCGTTGAAGATTGTGCGGGTGGCGAGTAGGGCTGTTGTGGTTGGGGATCCCGATCCGCGTCAGCGTGCAGCAGCGCAATTGCGGTTGCTCGTGTTGAGGCTGTGTCTGTGGGGGTTCAACGTTATGACTGTGGTGGCGTTGTTGTGGTTCGGAGTGTTGCACGATCAGATGAGTTGGGCGGTGCAGTGAGGAGCGAAAGACAAGGGGCGAGACGTGTATATGTCTCGCCCCTTCGCGGTGTGAGGAGGGTTAGTGGAGGCGGGGTGATGTTGTGGGTGTGCCGAGTGTGGGTGCAGGGGATGTCGGTGGTGCGCTCGGGCTGGGCTTAGGTTTGAATTGGGCGAGTTTGTCGGGGCGGTGGCCGGTCCATACCTCGCTGTTGGGGGTTTCGATAATTGGGGCGGCGTAGATGGTGTCGCCGTAGATTGCCTCTAGGGCAGTTTTGTGTTCGTCAGTGAGTTCGGTAGCGGAGCGCTCAGTGTAGGGGACGTTGTACTTGTCGAGCGTGCGTTTGGTAGCGGTGCATTGGATGCAAGACGGGAGTGTCCATACGGTGACTGTGTCAGGTGGGGTGTACATGGGTGAGTCCTTTCGCTGGTTCACCCATATATCGCTGTGGCGTTAGTGGTGGGGCGGGTTCTAGCTGTAGAAGGGGTTAGCGGGAGTGTGGAAAGTTCGGTGATGGGTGACCGAACGATGAGAATTGAAGGAGAGGTCGATGGGCTTTCAACAGGTGCTTCCGCGTACGCGATTGAGCAGTAATGAACCGAAGGCGACGGTGTCCAAGCGAGGACACTTGACGATTAATCGCGCGCTCATGCGGGAGTGGGGTGACGTCAAGGAGGTGAAGTTGTTCTTCGACGATGATGCAGCGAAAGTGATGCTAGTGCCGTCGGAGAGCGCGGAGGATACCTACTCGTTGACGATTCAGAAAAGCGGTAGCGGAATGGTGATGCTGCGTCAGGTGATGACGCATATGCGCGCCGCGCGTGGCCTTGGAGCGGTGTATGCGACTGCGCAGGTACCGCACTCCATCACAGAGGAAGGTGCTCTCGTTCTCGATGTCGCGAAGGTTGTCAACGCTAAGTAAGGCGTAGGAATAGTGACCGTCCGTCATATCGCGATAAGGCGTGGCGGACGGTTTACTGTTTAACGCTTGCAAGGTGCGGGGTGGTGGTTTCGAATGATTGGTTGGGGTGACCACAGCTCGGAAGTTTGTGCGGGCCGCAAGATGTCCTGGTAGTCCACATGGATCACTCAACCATCATGGAAGCCTTCGATAGATCTTTTCGAGGGCAAGCGCCGCGAAGCGGGGCGCGGCAGTCTTTTGGTACCAACTTATGCACCTGGACGGTGCCGGTGTGTGCGGACTTTGGTGTCCCTGGGGAACGTAGTGATGAATGGCGCGCAAGCCTCTCCATGAGTGTTGGGAGGCATGTAGGCAAGTGCAGCGCTAGAGGTGCCTCGGGAGAGGCTTATGCATCTTGCCTTGAGGCGTTCGTCGGTGGTGCAGTTGGCAAGGTCGGTTGTCGAAACGGGGTTCAGTTGCGGGGATAAGTGGGGTTGCTCTAAAAGTGTGTGGGGTGACCACGGCTCGGAAGTTTGTGCGGGCCGCAGTGTGTGCTGGTAGTCCACATGGATCACTCAACCATCATGGGAGCCTTCGATAGATCTTTTCGAGGGCAAGCGCCGCGAAGCGGGGCGCGGCAGTAAAGTGTAGGGTCCGGGTGCACCTTCGTCACTACCGGACCCAACTGCATCACCAGCACGCGCTACATCCACTCAAGGGGCATATCGGAATGCTCGTCCACCTCCTCAAGATCCTCATGCGTGCGTAGTATCTCGAAGTACACAAAAAGAGACGATGGCCTGGCGACACCATCAAGGCGACAAGCCTCTTCGCGAGGGGTGGCGTAGCAATTACCTTTGACGCGGTTGTGGCGCTCACTCACTCGATGACCACGGTAAACCCGAGAGTTATGGCTCTACCGGCGAATAGTGCACAGCGACATCAATTCCGGCCGCGTGCAGCTCACGGGCGATCTGAGCAACCGCCGCAGTGTGAACGCTATGGGGCACGGTTACGCCCGCGCGTTCCGCTGAGTCCGCATCCACGTACCGCGTCAAGTCGATAACCTCAGGCTCGTGACCTTGTTGTTGGATCAACGCTTCAACACCCTCAACCGCGCTATCGACGGTGTCAGTAACCCACTCCATTAGCCCCCACAACACTTCCGCAACATCATCCGGGATGGACACATCACCCACGGGGGACTGCCAGCGCCGTACCGTGCGCGGACTCACGCCCGCGAGGCGCGCAACGTCCTCGTGCGTGAGTCCAAGCGCCTCGCGGAGCGTTGCGAGAGTTGCAGGGGTCATTCTTCCTCCAGGATCTCGTCCACCGCGTCCATGGCCGCGTTCGTGGCCTCGTGCAAAGCGTGCCAAAGGTTCTCGTC
The window above is part of the Dermabacter vaginalis genome. Proteins encoded here:
- a CDS encoding helix-turn-helix domain-containing protein codes for the protein MTPATLATLREALGLTHEDVARLAGVSPRTVRRWQSPVGDVSIPDDVAEVLWGLMEWVTDTVDSAVEGVEALIQQQGHEPEVIDLTRYVDADSAERAGVTVPHSVHTAAVAQIARELHAAGIDVAVHYSPVEP
- a CDS encoding glutaredoxin domain-containing protein produces the protein MYTPPDTVTVWTLPSCIQCTATKRTLDKYNVPYTERSATELTDEHKTALEAIYGDTIYAAPIIETPNSEVWTGHRPDKLAQFKPKPSPSAPPTSPAPTLGTPTTSPRLH